Proteins from a single region of Xiphias gladius isolate SHS-SW01 ecotype Sanya breed wild chromosome 2, ASM1685928v1, whole genome shotgun sequence:
- the ada2b gene encoding adenosine deaminase 2-A, translated as MVIPICRAVVTYLPLLWIVRVTDGMPDPAQRDLLMREEASRQTGGRVTLTAAEQKLGAYLHHLKEQEMSAALFPPAIHFFKAKPLIQRSSIFKLLQKMPKGAALHVHSSSLVSVEWLVKNVTYRPHCYICFTWDNSVRFLFSDRQPFPRWDCFYWQLLETLRAKIGDPTGFDSSLMQHLTLFTEDPDREYPNQDVVWEKFEKAFIAAAGLITHAPVLRDYFYKGLEELHQDNVMYLELRSGLSRTYELDGTIHDKVWTLKTFKEVTEKFTAAHPDFLGARIIISVHRALSVSEVKAAVKEAIQLQKDFPDVVAGFDMVGREDSGRTLWYFREALSLPAEQGVTLPYFFHAGETDDEGTDVDQNILDALLFNTVRIGHGYALAHHPLAKEFSRKRNVAVELCPISNQVLKLVADLRNHPATVLMSEGHPMVISSDDPSLFGTTGLSYDFYQAFVGIGGLKANLGTLKELAVNSIRYSSLPAHLKDTGHVMWENKWDAFIADHS; from the exons TTATTTGCCCCTTCTGTGGATTGTGAGGGTGACCGATGGGATGCCCGATCCTGCCCAGAGGGACCTGCTGATGCGCGAGGAGGCGTCCAGACAGACCGGCGGCCGGGTGACGCTGACGGCAGCCGAGCAGAAGCTGGGCGCCTACCTCCATCACTTAAAGGAGCAGGAGATGTCCGCTGCCCTGTTCCCACCCGCCATCCACTTCTTCAAAGCAAAGCCTCTCATTCAGAGGAGTTCCATCTTCAAACTGCTGCAGAAGATGCCTAAAG GTGCGGCCCTGCACGTCCACAGCTCGTCGCTGGTCAGCGTCGAGTGGCTGGTGAAAAACGTCACCTACAGGCCTCACTGCTACATCTGTTTCACATGGGACAACTCGGTCCGCTTCTTGTTCTCCGACCGGCAGCCTTTCCCGCGATGGGACTGCTTCTACTGGCAGCTGCTTGAGACTTTGAGAGCCAAGATCGGAGACCCTACGGGCTTCGATAGCAG tttaatgcAGCACCTCACTCTTTTCACCGAGGATCCAGACAGGGAGTACCCAAACCAGGATGTTGTGTGGGAAAAGTTTGAGAAAGCCTTCATTGCAGCTGCAGGGCTAATTACCCATGCTCCTGTGCTGAGGGACTACTTCTACAAGGGCCTGGAGGAGCTTCACCAAGACAACGTCATGTATCTGGAACTTAGGAGTGGTCTCTCAAGg ACGTATGAGCTGGACGGAACCATTCATGATAAGGTCTGGACTCTGAAAACGTTTAAAGAAGTGACAGAGAAATTTACAGCAGCTCATCCAGACTTTCTTGGGGCTCGCATCATCATTTCTGTCCACAG GGCTCTGAGTGTATCTGAGGTCAAAGCAGCCGTAAAAGAGGCCATTCAGCTGCAGAAGGACTTCCCAGACGTTGTTGCAGGATTCGACATG GTTGGAAGGGAGGACAGCGGGAGGACTCTTTGGTACTTCAGGGAGGCACTCTCTCTGCCAGCCGAACAGGGTGTCACGCTACCGTACTTCTTCCATGCAGGAGAGACAG atGATGAAGGCACCGATGTAGATCAAAATATTCTTGATGCCCTTTTGTTCAACACCGTGCGCATTGGGCACGGCTATGCTTTGGCACACCATCCACTTGCCAAAGAGTTTTCTAGGAAGAGGAACGTGGCTGTGGAGCTGTGCCCGATCTCAAACCAG GTGCTGAAGCTGGTAGCAGACCTCAGGAACCACCCTGCCACTGTGCTGATGTCTGAGGGCCACCCGATGGTGATCAGCTCGGATGACCCGTCTCTGTTCGGTACCACAGGCCTCTCCTACGACTTCTATCAAGCCTTCGTGGGCATCGGGGGATTGAAAGCGAACCTGGGTACTCTGAAAGAACTGGCTGTCAACTCTATCAG GTACAGCTCGCTACCCGCTCACCTGAAGGACACTGGGCACGTCATGTGGGAGAACAAATGGGATGCTTTCATAGCTGATCATTCCTGA